A segment of the Staphylococcus ratti genome:
CCGACAAGTCCGTGAATTCTGCACAAAGATTGCGTGGATTGAGGCAGGTCGCTTGAAAGATTTTGGTTCAGTAGATGATATCTTGCCTAAATATGAAGCTTTCTTGAAAGACTTTAAGAAAAAATCCGTTGCTGAACAAAAAGCATTTAGAAAGCAATTAGACGAAAATCGTTTTGAAATCAAATAAGGTGAATACGTAAGCGCAACTAAGATAATGACGCATCATATTGCGTTTTCGCACTTCGCCTCTCTATACACCTTATCTATTACGCTTTACCCTATAACAGTCACGATCATACATTTAAGCATCAATAACAAAAACGTATTTCCACAAAGTTAAACGGAAATACGTTTTTTATGTTTTAAAATATTTTTGTTTAAAAACAGCGAGTACAAATTTTGGAATACGTTTAAAACGATGGATTCGTTTAATATCTGTAATGCCTCTGTAAACCCATTCTAGGTTTAATGCGCGCCAAATGTAAGGCGCACGCTTTACTTCGCCACTAAAGACATCAATCGAGCCTCCAACTCCCATCATCATTGTATGATCAAAATGATGGCGATGATGTTGAATCCATTGTTCTTGTTTAGGGTATCCCATTCCAACGAAAATAAAATCTGGATTAAACGCACGAATGGCTTCAACAACTTCTAAATCTGTAACATCGATAAAACCATGATGTGTTTGTATTTCTAAATTAGGATACTTGCGTTTAATACGGCGTGCCGCTTTCTCCACTACTGGAGATGTTGCCCCAAGTAAGAAAACTTTTCGATGTTCAATATCAGCTATGTCTAAACAATGTTCCATCACTTCAATACCAGGCACTCTCTCTTGCAATGGTTGCCCTAGAATACGTGCAGCTTTTACGATTCCCGTACCATCGGGAATAATATAATCTGCTTTGTTAATAATACTTTGGTACATCGGCTCTTCAGAAGCATAATGAACAATTTCTGGATTCGCTGTAACTACAAAAAGATTGTGTGTTGTAGATGTGTGCATGTACCGTAAAATGTGTTCACGCATATCTAGTAATGTGACGTTATCGAACATGATATCTAATACTTGAACTTGTGCTTTAGCTTTTTCAAGTGGATATTCATTTTGTGTCGAAACGATTTCATGACTAGGTAAAGCGTGCTCTTTTTTTATATCTGGCAACACTTTCACCACAGTCTCACCTTCATTCCTTCGATATATTTACATAATTTTTACATATCATTTATGTAACTTTAACATATTTTATACTTAAATCAAGTTAAATAAACATTTTTAATACTAAAGTATGAGCTATTAAAATAAAAGGTCTATAAGTTTATTGTTACTCTTAATCACAATTTCAAATTCATTCAATCTTATCCATATCAACTAAAAACTGTACTATCCTCTCTGTTAAACGCTAAAAATGGATTAAAGCCGCTGCTTTAAGTGATTAAAAATTATTTTGAATTGATGATATAGTTGAATATAATGATGAGAAGACGTAATACACTCACTGTAAGTTCACGCTTACTGTCTTAAGAAGCTATCAAGGACGATATATTAAATTAATAAAGCTTCCAGAAAATACGTCTGAAGTCTATAGTCAAAATGTTTTAATTTCTCATATACTAAATCTAATTATGTTTAGAAAGGACGAGCTACATGCCAGAACAAACATGGCTCATCTCACCTGTTCCAATATCTATCATTTTGTTATTCGTTGTCACACTGCTCTATTTAATCAGTCATTATTATCAAAATCGCCCAATATTTTCTGTTATAGATATTGTCTTAAATTATATTCCTGTTTTAACACACGAGTTTGGTCACATTCTTTTTAATCGTTTAAGTGGCGGAAAAGCAGTTGATTTTGTTGTGGTAGTGAAACGTAGCGAAAGAAAAGCTACAGGCCAACAAGGCTACGCTATTACAAAATCACGTTCACGTTTAGGCCAAATATGGACCACTTTAGGGGGCTATGTCATGCCTCCATTTATGTTAAGCGTAGGATTAATTCTTCAAAGTAAAGGTTACGGCGCTTTATTTATATTGTTTTATATATTCATATTTCTTTATTTTACCTTTGTTACTTCACGTAAAATAACACCTATCCTAATTATATTATTTTTAAGTTTAACGACGTATCTAGGTATACAATCTGAAAACTTAACGAATTATTCTTTCATTTATATGTTAATTTATCATTTTTTACTCGGTACATTATTAGGGGAAGTGATACAATCAACTGTATCGATTGCCCAACTCACATTCGCAAGGCCAAAACCGTCTTGGGATGGTAGCGCGTTAAGCGCATTGACGCACATTCCAACACTATTCTATTCAAGTATTTGGGTGATACTGAACTTCACGAGTCTCTATTTTCTTTTTCAACAATTATTTGCTTAATAACGAGGGGGACAACGAAATCTGATGTATTTCGTTGTCCCCCTCATTGTTATGCTATTTTTTCTGCAAAAATGACTTGCGCATTTTGATAACTTAAAATGACTGTTTGTTGGCCATTTTTTATTTCAAGCATTTGATTGATGTCATCTTTACTTACAATTTCTATCGTATCGCCGATTTGAATTGTTTTGCTAGACAAATAAATTAAAAGTTCTGATTTATCTCTTACACGTCTTAAAATTACCTTATCACCCGCTTCAAAATCAATTAAAGGGGTATTGTAACGTTCTTCAAAATCATGACTTCTCGGAATCGTACCGCCATGCGGACAAGTTTCTGGATAATTAAGCAACTCATCTAAACGTTTGACGAATAAGTTTGACACTCGATGTTCTAAAACTTCCGCTTCCTCGTGAACTTCTTCCCATGTATAATTCATAATTTCTATAAGAAACAACTCGATTAAACGATGGCGTTTAATAATATCAAGTGTTGCTGACAAACCTTTTGCAGACAACTTCACACCTTTATATGGCTTAGTTTCAACATAACCTTCTTTTTCTAATCGCCCCACCATTTCACTTACAGATGGGGGTTTTATATTCAGAAACTGAGAGAGTGTCTTATTTGAAACGTAGTGCGTTTTACCACCATGACCCAATATCGCTTTGAGATAATCCTCTTTTTCCTCAGTTAACATATTTTCACCTCTTAAAAATATTCACCTTATTGTATCACGAAACAACTTGACTTTGACAAATTTCACTTTATAATATAGTTTTATTAGGGTTACCTAAATTATTTGAAAGGTTGTGTTAACATGATTGAAATCAACAACTTAAACCTTACCCTTCAACATAAACATGTACTTAAAAACATTTCTTTAAAGTTACCTTTAAAAGGAGAAATAGTAGGTATAATGGGTCCAAATGGTAGTGGTAAGTCAACATTAGTTAAAACATTGGTTGGTGAACTGCGCTACCAAGGGCGCATCGAATTAAATGGGAAACCTTTAAGCAATCAAAAACGCCGTATCGCTTATGTTCCTCAAAAAATGACTTTAGACCTTGATTTTCCGATTGATGTTGAATCTTTAGTGTTATCAGGGAGCTATGATGAAATAGGGTGGTTTAAGCGTATCCCGAACCAAAAACGTCAACAGTGTCATCTATTATTGCAAGAATTAGAATTATTTGATCTACGCAAACGTCCTCTCCACACATTAAGTGGCGGGCAATTACAACGTGTCATTTTAGCACGTACTTTAATGCGTACACATGATATCTACATTTTAGATGAACCTTTTGTAGGCATAGATTTTAAGAGTGAGAAAATGATTATACAAAAATTAAATGCCCTTAAAAGCGAAGGGAAATTAATTATTATCGTTCATCACGATTTATCTACCGCTTCAAATTATTTTGATCGCGTTTTATTACTCAATCAAAGTATCCAATTTTTTGGACCTACCCGTGATGTGTTAACGCCTGCAAACATAGAGCAAACATTTCTTGCATCTTTGCATGCAAATGAAAATAGAACACATCAATTTCAATTAAAGGAGCATTCTAATCATGGCATTCCTTCAACATCTCGTTGAATACCCTTTTTTAACGCGTGCCTTATTAACGGCCATACTTGTAGGTGCTGTTTGCGGTGTCGTTGGGTGTTTTATATTGTTAAGAGGTCTTTCCTTAATGGGAGACGCAATGAGTCATGCGGTGCTACCCGGTGTAGCCATCTCATTCCTCCTAAATATTCCTATGTTTATTGGAGCATTAGTTACAGGTGTTTTAAGTAGTTTATGTATTGGTTATATTTCAGACACAACCAAAACTAAAAAAGATGCCGCCATCGGTATCATTTTTACAACCTTCCTTGCTACAGGGATTATATTAATTAGTGCGATACAGTCCACTACGGACCTTTACCATATTTTATTTGGTAACATTCTCGCGATAACAGATGATGCCTTTAATACGACGCTTTGGATTAGTCTTTGTGTCATCATTCTTATACTTTTACTTTATCGTCCATTAAAGATATCGACGTTTGATCCAATCTTTAGTCGTATGAATGGCCTCCCTACACGCGCTATACATTATTTAGTAATGTTGCTATTGGCACTTGTTATTGTTACAAGTGTTCAA
Coding sequences within it:
- the tarA gene encoding N-acetylglucosaminyldiphosphoundecaprenol N-acetyl-beta-D-mannosaminyltransferase TarA produces the protein MVSTQNEYPLEKAKAQVQVLDIMFDNVTLLDMREHILRYMHTSTTHNLFVVTANPEIVHYASEEPMYQSIINKADYIIPDGTGIVKAARILGQPLQERVPGIEVMEHCLDIADIEHRKVFLLGATSPVVEKAARRIKRKYPNLEIQTHHGFIDVTDLEVVEAIRAFNPDFIFVGMGYPKQEQWIQHHRHHFDHTMMMGVGGSIDVFSGEVKRAPYIWRALNLEWVYRGITDIKRIHRFKRIPKFVLAVFKQKYFKT
- a CDS encoding M50 family metallopeptidase: MPEQTWLISPVPISIILLFVVTLLYLISHYYQNRPIFSVIDIVLNYIPVLTHEFGHILFNRLSGGKAVDFVVVVKRSERKATGQQGYAITKSRSRLGQIWTTLGGYVMPPFMLSVGLILQSKGYGALFILFYIFIFLYFTFVTSRKITPILIILFLSLTTYLGIQSENLTNYSFIYMLIYHFLLGTLLGEVIQSTVSIAQLTFARPKPSWDGSALSALTHIPTLFYSSIWVILNFTSLYFLFQQLFA
- a CDS encoding metal-dependent transcriptional regulator codes for the protein MLTEEKEDYLKAILGHGGKTHYVSNKTLSQFLNIKPPSVSEMVGRLEKEGYVETKPYKGVKLSAKGLSATLDIIKRHRLIELFLIEIMNYTWEEVHEEAEVLEHRVSNLFVKRLDELLNYPETCPHGGTIPRSHDFEERYNTPLIDFEAGDKVILRRVRDKSELLIYLSSKTIQIGDTIEIVSKDDINQMLEIKNGQQTVILSYQNAQVIFAEKIA
- a CDS encoding metal ABC transporter ATP-binding protein — its product is MIEINNLNLTLQHKHVLKNISLKLPLKGEIVGIMGPNGSGKSTLVKTLVGELRYQGRIELNGKPLSNQKRRIAYVPQKMTLDLDFPIDVESLVLSGSYDEIGWFKRIPNQKRQQCHLLLQELELFDLRKRPLHTLSGGQLQRVILARTLMRTHDIYILDEPFVGIDFKSEKMIIQKLNALKSEGKLIIIVHHDLSTASNYFDRVLLLNQSIQFFGPTRDVLTPANIEQTFLASLHANENRTHQFQLKEHSNHGIPSTSR
- a CDS encoding metal ABC transporter permease: MAFLQHLVEYPFLTRALLTAILVGAVCGVVGCFILLRGLSLMGDAMSHAVLPGVAISFLLNIPMFIGALVTGVLSSLCIGYISDTTKTKKDAAIGIIFTTFLATGIILISAIQSTTDLYHILFGNILAITDDAFNTTLWISLCVIILILLLYRPLKISTFDPIFSRMNGLPTRAIHYLVMLLLALVIVTSVQTVGVILVVALLITPASTAYLVANKLSTMLLISCICSVISATVGIYISFQLNLPSGAVIVLIAATLYVLSVIYIKIKSKIHKGATPQT